ctgagttgcttatcccCTTgccattgcagaggctggctttgaactcgcagtcatcctgtctcagcctccagagctgctggcatTATAGGTGTGCCCTACCTCGCCCAGCTGATTTTGAATTTAGTGCTTAATTTATGGTTGACCACTCATCTGTCTTGCctgaaataaaactaaacttCCAGGTATAACAAAATAATGACTAGTCTTCCCCCCCCcaggtattggagattgaacctgggaccttgcacatgctaggcaagagttctaccactgagctactctctttatttttttttaaattttattattttttaaagataatttttaatattttttaaggtggacacaatacctttattttatattattttattaatgtggtgctgaggatcgaacccagtgcctcatgcatgctaggcgacagctctacctctgagctacaaccccagccttactgtctttattttgaagaagtgacttgctaagttgcccaggctggactagATAGAACCTACCAgcttcccgagtagctgggattacaagtttgtACCACTGCACCCACATTTTTACTATGTCATCTAAAAGTACTTTATTTAGTATCACCCAAATAATCTGCATTAGAGCCTGGTAATGCCAACCCAGCCCATATCTCAAGTTCTAAGACACATCTGCCATGTTAGACCCTACcatagagaaaaaaaggaagagagcaaTGAGAGAGCTTAAGGCACTTACTGGCAAAAGACATGATGCCCCCGAAGCCCTCGGTGCTGTTGTTGGAGATGGTGGAGTTGGGGGAGCTTGCTCGGGAGTCTGACTCTGCTTCGGAGTCACTTGCCAGTTTCAAGCTGTTGGGCCGCAGCAGCTTTTGAGCCCTTGAATGCACAGCGGCACCTATGAGCCCCAGGCAGCGGTACCTAATCTTGGGAGTGTGGTCCTTACACTACACTGCAGTCACTGCTTCCTTCCCACAGCTAAGCCCCTAGATCAAAGAACCACCCTTTAGGGATGGCAGAACCATGAGAGCATTTAGACTCTCAGACTCTCTGATTAACCCTTGCCCAGGGTCCACTGGAGTGAGGTCCTTCAGTCACCCATCTAGAAGGAATCCCCAGGCTCTCACCGATTGCCATTGACATGTTGGCTGAATCGGGGAGTGTAACTTTCCCCCTGCTCATCATCATCTTCCTCAGGGGGAAAGCCATACTGGGGCTCGAAGTATGGATTGTCATAGGTTCGCCGGCGCACTGACCCCTCTCCAATCTCTGTCTGGCGTCTGTCCGTGTTCGATTTGCCAATGCTGGGAGGCACGGTAGGGAGGGGCTTGGAGACCCCTACTGCTGCCTTATCATCCATCTCTGTAGACTCAGCAGGTTCCTAAGGgccatattaaatttaaaaatatggtcaCATGGTGCCTAGTGATGCCTTCCCTTATTCTTAGTCTGGCAGGGCCAGGCCAGGTCTATCCCATTCCCAGCCTATAGAATGTGTGGGAAAAAATCTCTGTGGCACCCTGTTCTCTGTCCCCATAAACTGTACCACGGGCATCTTTGCTGCACCCTGAACAAAGCCCAGTGACTTCCCTCTGGGGTCAAAACTATATCTCAGAGGCTCTAAAGTCATAGGGCCTCTGAAGAGGAAGATGGGAAGAGTGTGAGAAAAGGCAAATTCACAGCTAAAGCATGACATTCCTAACAGAGACAAGACCCACACTCCCACCCACAGTTCTCATCCACCCACCCCTCCTCATGCTCACGTACAGAGCTGGCTCCATGGACCACAGTGCTAGGGCTGCTGCAGGCAGTGGTGCTGGAGCTGGAGCGTTCTGGGGGGTTTTCCTGAGAGTTCTCACTGTCTGGGCCAGGCTCCTCTGATTCCTTTTGGTTCTGCAGGTCATCAATCTCCACCTCACTGGCATCCCCAAGTGCTGCATGCGTCAGAGGGTCCACATCTGCCAGAACCCAAGGGAGACAGGTATAGTTCATCTCATCCCCAAGCCTAATCCCTGTTTAGAGCAGGCCAATCTCACCAAAGCACACTTACTGGGAGTATCACCATTGATGTCACATTTCATCATTTCACTGACAAAGTCACCCAGGGAGGAGTAAGAAGAGCTTGAGTCATCATAATCCATACTATCGCTGCCACTGCAGAGTgaaggacattaaaaaaaaaaaaaaaaaaaaaaaaaaaccagaaagggATAGGGGAAAAATATCTGCAATCagaatttggaaaaacaaaaatggagcACACTTTAACTCAAGTTCAGGAATAAGATAAAATAAGGAAGCCAAGAAAAACAATCaaccaaaataaaataccagGCTTCGAAGACTTGACTCTTAACTCCTAAGAGGTTTTGCCTCCCACTATGTGCTGTGGAGAAGGGCTAATAAGAGGGACTGCTCACCTGTCATCAGTGGGGTCAGAGTCAGAGTCACGCTCTGGTGGTACAGTCAGTGCCTCAGCCAGCTGGGAGTTGCTATCATAGACTCGATAGTGGATGGGCTGCAGCTGGTGGGCATACCACTTTGGCTTGTCACCAATCAGGGCTGGATCAAACATATCTacccaaggaagaaaaagaatagttGGGAGCAAGGGGTAAAAGGCaagtaaacacacaaaaaaggaaaaagtctaAAGCAAAACAAGAatggaaggctggggttgtggctcagaggtaaagcgctcgcttagcatgtatgaggccctgggttcgatccttagcaccacataaaaataaataaataaaataaaggtattgtgtccgactacaactaaaaaataaatatttaaaaaaaaaaaaaaaaaaaaaaaacaagaatggagccaagcatggtggcacatgcctgtaatcccagcagctcaggaggctaagacaggaggatcatgagttcaaagccagcctcaggaaaatcgaggtgctaagcaactcagtgagaccctgtctctaaataaaatacaaaatagggatggggatgtggctcagtggtccagtgcccctgagttcaatccctgggacctcccacctcaaaaaaaaaaaaaaaccaggaatgGAAGGGACAGGTAAAGATTAGTAAAGAACAAGCTAAAAGAAGGGCCATCAGGAGCTCAAAGATAGAAGGTGGAGCAGAACAGAGGGCAGGTGAACTCACTGTTGTGAATTCGCTGAAAGGCGTAATTGGTGGGGTTTAGGATCCATTCTCCAAAGTACTCCACAGCCTGAGTCCTGGCCAGTTTCTCAGCAAAGGGAGTCTGCCTGGGACGTGAGGCTAAAAAGGAACCAGCTTGGAAAGCTACCACAGGCCGAGGAAATAGTCTCAGGGTACGGGTGTGCATCTGAAAGCCCTGCAGCATGTTGGCAGAGTTGAAGAACCGTACCATGGCCACTCTGGGGAAGAAGATGACGCTGAGATAAGCTGAGAACCATACCCTGTAAAGTGAGGACTCCACAATCCATGGTGTTAACCACCTCCCAAAGCCATTCTTCAACAGATTTCCAACATCCAAGGTAGAGATatctttcatctattttgttttgttttgttttgttccactTTGCCTTACAGGGATTGAACAAGGGgcctaccattaagctacatccccagccctttttttctattttgagacagggtgttgttaaattgcccagcctggccttaaattcatgatcctctaacctcagcctcccaagccactggaattataggtgtacatCATCAAGCCTAGCTTGGAAGAGATTTAGAGAATCattggtctttttctttctctctctctctctctctttctctctctcttttttttttttttttggtaccagggatggaacccagggggtgcttaaccactgaggtatacccccagccctttatttatttgtctattttgagatagggtcttgctaagttgctgaagctggctctgaacttgcaatcatactgccttagcctccagagctactatattataggcatgtgccatcacgccCTGTGGTCTTTTTCTTTATGCTCAAAAAGGTGATAAACTATTCTCTTTGCTTTTGCTAAGGtggaaaatataacaaaatatcaaacaCATTTTATACATAAAGAAACTCTGGCTATGGGAAGTAGCTAGCCCCAAACCCAAGAGAGCAAAGAAACCAATTTAAGAACTCAGGATTTCTTTAGTTTGCTTGGTCTTACCTGGTTGCAACATCCACTGAATCCACATCATTGCCATAAATGAGCGGGTTGAATTCAGTGGAAGGTGTGGACTGCAGGTCATTAGAAGGCCTTCCCAAGAGAAGTGGGATCTCCTGGCCTTCATGAAATTTCTCCAGATTGAGGATGGGCTGGGTATTGAGACTCATGCTGGCTAGGGCCTGAGGAACAACAAAAAACTCCTCATATAAGGTATCTGGGCAGTTAGCCAATCTCAACTCTAGGAAAGAGCATTCTTAAAGTCTTCTACATCACACTTTCTGACCAAAAAGTTCTCAACAGAGAACTGTGCTCTGCAAATCACAGACAATTCATTTCAGAGCCTTCATCTTTGAAAAAAGATTCCAAATATTTTAGTCTTTAGAATACTGCCTGAATTATTAAGCCTGAATATTGCTCTCAATCAACCTAGCTCAAGACAACTTGATCAAATCTGAcaatagttttctatttttattttttaatgaacagtttttcaaattgaaatcTATATGGAAGcataactgaaatttaaaaatttaaaagtttctctgggctggggatgtggctcaagcagtagcgcgctcgcctggcatgcgtgcggcccgggttcgatcctcagcaccacataccaacaaaagatgttgtgtccgctgagaactaaaaaataaatactaaaaaaaaaattaaaagtttctctGAAGGAACCAGAGCTTCATGTATGCAGTGTACCCAGTTGAAATCAGCCCCTAGAAGGCTCCATGGGGCAATTTGAAAACCACTGGTCTAGAtcaataatgctttttaaaagttagtGAGCACAGGAATCACCTAGGatgttgttaaaatgcagattctaattttgtatgtttgggaTGGTTCtgaggtttggtttggtttttgttttgttttcagtactagggattgaacctaggtgtgctttatcactgagctacatcccagccctttttattttttgtttcgaaacaggattttgctaagttgcccaggctggcctccaattgtgattcttctgcttcagcttcccaagtaactGGGTTTACAGGCGATGCTAATGCTTCTGTCCATGGACCACACTTTTGAGAAGCAGTGGTCAGAATACAAAAATCCATGAGCTCAAGGATCTTAGTTCCTATAAACATTTAAAGTAATAAATTGACATAATTTCTTATATCAACTTCTCCATCTCATCAGTCATACTTAAGCAATTATCAATAATGAAAACACAGTAAATGAAGACAGCTAGAAGtttctgaacttgcaatcctaccagACTCTGCAGCAAGGTATCATATTACATCAGCAGTGATGAAGCAAGGGAGAGTGACAAGGATACAAAATGACCCATTTAAACTCAAACATATACCATCTAGAGAAACTACTGAGTACTTCAGACAACACAGGAAAAAAGATTTCTAAAGACCTTTCAAAAGAGAgtggaattaataaaaataaacacagtgcTAGCTACTGCTTGTCCTATATAACACATACAGCAGGGGAAGGGAATGTAGCCTTATTGTGTTTTACCTCCAGGTACTGTTTGGCAtgcagaaggaagagaagaaaatcaaccAATGAAAAACAGATGTAAGGGATTActcaaagaaagaatttttttggagggggaagaggtgctggagattgaatccagattGAGTgatttaccactcagctacatcccagaacattttttttattttttcctattttgagacaggaactcattaagttgctaagactggccttgacttatagtccttctgccttagcctcctgagttgctagaattacaggtatgcatcaccacactcccctccaaaaaagaaatttttgaggAAAGGATTCTATAAGGACTATAGGATCAATTCAAGAAGACAGTATAAAAGGAGCCCAACGGTCCAAGCCTGATGGTCCAAACTGCAAACTCCCATCTTAGAAAATTGAGAGAATGCTCCAAGGCCATAAAGAATGGCAGACATGACAAGAAATAGAacgtaaaaattattttatacagcATCATACAGTGACAAGGCATACAACAAATTAGAAGGAATCCTTTTGAGATTCACCCCTGCCATGCAAAATTGGATATACCTCTTCTTGAACCCAACAGAGGCAAAGAAAATCTACTTTGTAAAGTAGTGAAAATCTACTTTGTAAAGTCTAAAATGAAACAGGGTCTTAGAATAGCTGCCTTCCTACAACAACCCCAGGGCATCTATTACTCCCTTTCCTTTCATTCACTCTTTACCTACCtgctttaaatgttttttcaGCTCTAATGATTCTGGCTCTGGCAGGATGGGGAGCAATTCTGCATTGGTTGGGGTGATCACCTGtatcagagaaaagataaaaGCAAGACCTTAGAATAACTAATCAGAAGTTTCACTTCCATAAGGGTAAAGAAGATAATAGGAAGATTTTATGTGTATAATATTATCacatgttacacacacacacacatctgaaaaaaatatatacctaaaTGTTATTGGTGACTAGATAATAAGGTtacagttcttatttttttctcttcatgtatttttgttttccaatgaACACTTATAAagtttttctaaagttttaatGTACTCATGCtgcaaaatgtaaatataatgtttttttaagtCTGCCCTGAAAGGGCCATTTCTTACTGGAAATCATATCCCAGGAAAAGCATCAGGAGATCTACACCATATAATGATACTTGGGCCAGGGCtctatctcagtggcagagcacttgccaagcacgtgtgaggcactgggttcaatctccagcaccacataaagataaacaagtaaaataaaggcatgctgtccatctacaactacaaaaaaaaaaaaaaagctcttagaGAATGCTGGAAGAGCACTTAGTTCTGGCAAAACTAAATCCTTTAAATCTAACCATGGGCCTATCCTGACAATAAATAAAAGCAGCATGAGTAAAAGTTGTTTTAACGAGTATCACAACAGAAACACCTAGAAAAACGGGTATCACAGGATTGGGTCTAGAACCTAATCTTATTCTACAATGCCTCAGCCAGAACCTTACCCTATTGCTGTCCAGATCCACTAGCCATACGTCATCAGGCATTTTGAAGTCTAGTTTGTAGAGGAAGAAGCTGGCAGGGACCCCAATGATGTAGGGGGTTGGGGCCAACAGCAGCTGTAGAAAGGATAAGAAGATAAGAATCAAAGTTCAAACCTATTATGAGCACTTATCAAGTCAGGATTTTTCTAGATAAGGAAATATAGACTCAAAATCCTGTTTTCAAAACCCTTAAGctggtctggggttgtgactcaatggtagagcgcttgcctagcatgtgtgaggcactgggttcaattctcagcaccgcatataaataaatgaataaaataaaggttcaccaacatctaaaaaattaaaaataaaaaacccctTAAGctagttgtattttaaaattcagaacttttcagattttagaaaggCAAAACAAcgtattttctgtttattatgtTATACCTACAGCAGTGTAGCCGATAGTCTATAATCATTAACTGTGATtatggaattttttcttttttgcagtaatggggatcaaatacagggccttgtgcatgctaggcaagtgctctaccactgagctacatccccagcctttaactctgattttaaagagaagaaataaagaaattataaatagcaCAGGTTTTGTCACTAAGTCAGTTTAAATCCATCAGTCATAGACAAATAAATTATAAGAGATTGAGGACCAGTATTGACTGACAGCTTCTTTGGGCATTGATACAGGTTACAAAGCTAGAAGACACCTTGAGACTCACCTGCTCTGCCGATGCCATGCAGGTGGGAAGCAGTGGGATGACAGGAAACATGTACTCTAGGGGGTAGATCATTGCCACAAATGCCATCACAGACATAGAGAGAGCATTGTAGTCTCGGGACTGTAGCACCACCTGCAACAGCCACACCAGCAGAGTCATCAACAGCATAAAATCAGGTTGACAAGCTTTTGTAGCTTTCAATACTACAATTTAATTCTCTCACCACGTCTATAGCTGCAGCTTAGCTTCCACAATCATCTCTGTCCCATGTGCTACTGTGTCTGCCACCTCCCTAACTAAGCACTGAAGTAACCTTTACTAGAATCATTACCTTCCTAGTTCTTTTGCTCCCTCCCTATCCCAAAAGTGGAACAGGACTACTGATATTTCCTGAGAATTAAGTCAGTGTAATTAAGGATAATTCAACTGAGTGACAAGCCTCTGAAAACACCCTACATGATACCAGTACCTTAATTCAACCCATATCTAATGAATACCTGCCATACATCTGGCATTGTTATTCctagaaatgaaaagatgaaaatatcaGTCCCTGTCCTCAAAGAGCTCATTCTTTAGCCTCTGCCACAGTGTCAAGCTCTTTCCCTAGAAAGTCTGTGCAGCTGGCCCTCTCACCTTGTGCTCCAACAGGATGCAGGTTAGCACCTGAAGACAAGCATCTACACCCAGAAGTTCCAAGGGAAGGTGCAGAGGGAAATCCACTAGGGTGAATCGAGAAGGGTCTGGAAGAGCAAAGGTCAAAGCTGGCTGGAGCTCCTGGGGTAGGACTTCAATGTCTACTCGCTTCTGCCCAGAGACAGGTACTGGGGAGCGCAGCAATCGATAAATCCAGGCCTCGATCTCTCGAAGGTCATGCAGAAGGGCACTTGACTTCTCTTCCACTAGCAGTGATCCAGTAAAGATACGCCACATGGTGTCCCTAAGGAGCACACAGCAGCTGTCAGACATAAGCATTAAGAGCTGATACCTCATTGCAACCCAATATAACTATGGAGGGTATAATGACAACTGGAAAAGGACTATCATTAGGAAATCCCACTCTTTGAGCTCCATTGGGACCAGAAGCTATTTATATAAGGGCAAGAACAACTGTAAAATGCATAGGTAGTAGGACTTAATGACATGCCCACCATAAAACATCAAACTCCTCGGTATTATTCCAAGCCCAATTATGATAGGAGGTTCAGCTCGGCAGCTGTCTTCTGCTTAGTTAAGGGTAATGTGTTTAAATAGGTTTAAAGCGCCTGCATAGGAAATTTCCCACAGACCAATTATAACTAATCTCTAACCACTTCCCCCTCTTCTGAGCAAGAGCAGCAAACTGTACCTTTGTATACCTCGAGGGATGCCCAATTTCTTGCCCAGCAGCCGTTCACTACAGCAGTCCACCAGCCGTTTGAGGGTATACAGACACTCTCGGAAGGTGGAGAAGAAAGGGTAGTGGCTGAGCACACACAGGGATGTCAGAGTACTGTTGCGGGACCTGCTGCCTGCCTTGGCCCGGCGTTTGCCCCGAGGAGACAGGTTCACATCGGGGGTGGAGTCAGCACTAGGAGGCTGCAGGGATGAGCCACTCTCTGAGCTTTCTGTGCCAACCTCTTCTGAAGCACAGGTGGCACCAGTCCCTTCCTTCCCACGGGACCCTGCCCCGCCTTCCCCCTTTTCCTTAGGCATTCGCTTTTGGAAGGAGCGGTAGAAATTAACACAGATGCCATAACGTGTGACACCAGTGTCCTTGTCAGTGAGGGTGAAGACAAAGGAGGTATCATCCCGAAGGCTCATGCGCCGCTGCCGCACACTCAGACAGCCCTCTGGCTGGCAGAAGAACACTACATCTGGAGGCAGGGGAAACTCAGGGTGGTCCTCTAGCGGGTATCGCCGTAGCAATTCAGGAGTCTGGGCCACACTGTCACTGCTCGGGTGCCTGAAGAATATAAAGACAAACTCAGCAGCCTGAAGAGATAGAACATGCTATCAAATTTTAACCACAGTCAACAAATAAAGCTCAGAATGTCCTTGTGGATAAAGTAACCCAACTGTAGGACCTTGGAAAACATTTAGTGGGCAGGCTGAATGCAGTCTGCACTGTCATGAAGACACACAcctatcctgaaaaaaaaagtttcaacaaTAAAATGATCACTAACACCTTATGACAACACCTTTCAAAGAGTATTAGCTAATGAATTACCAAAAGAGTATATGTAGGTAGATTAGGA
This portion of the Ictidomys tridecemlineatus isolate mIctTri1 chromosome 4, mIctTri1.hap1, whole genome shotgun sequence genome encodes:
- the Madd gene encoding MAP kinase-activating death domain protein isoform X9, whose translation is MVQKKKFCPRLLDYLVIVGARHPSSDSVAQTPELLRRYPLEDHPEFPLPPDVVFFCQPEGCLSVRQRRMSLRDDTSFVFTLTDKDTGVTRYGICVNFYRSFQKRMPKEKGEGGAGSRGKEGTGATCASEEVGTESSESGSSLQPPSADSTPDVNLSPRGKRRAKAGSRSRNSTLTSLCVLSHYPFFSTFRECLYTLKRLVDCCSERLLGKKLGIPRGIQRDTMWRIFTGSLLVEEKSSALLHDLREIEAWIYRLLRSPVPVSGQKRVDIEVLPQELQPALTFALPDPSRFTLVDFPLHLPLELLGVDACLQVLTCILLEHKVVLQSRDYNALSMSVMAFVAMIYPLEYMFPVIPLLPTCMASAEQLLLAPTPYIIGVPASFFLYKLDFKMPDDVWLVDLDSNRVITPTNAELLPILPEPESLELKKHLKQALASMSLNTQPILNLEKFHEGQEIPLLLGRPSNDLQSTPSTEFNPLIYGNDVDSVDVATRVAMVRFFNSANMLQGFQMHTRTLRLFPRPVVAFQAGSFLASRPRQTPFAEKLARTQAVEYFGEWILNPTNYAFQRIHNNMFDPALIGDKPKWYAHQLQPIHYRVYDSNSQLAEALTVPPERDSDSDPTDDSGSDSMDYDDSSSSYSSLGDFVSEMMKCDINGDTPNVDPLTHAALGDASEVEIDDLQNQKESEEPGPDSENSQENPPERSSSSTTACSSPSTVVHGASSEPAESTEMDDKAAVGVSKPLPTVPPSIGKSNTDRRQTEIGEGSVRRRTYDNPYFEPQYGFPPEEDDDEQGESYTPRFSQHVNGNRAQKLLRPNSLKLASDSEAESDSRASSPNSTISNNSTEGFGGIMSFASSLYRNHSTSFSLSNLTLPTKGAREKTTPFPSLKGNRRALVDQKSSVIKHSPTVKREPPSPQGRSSNSSENQQFLKEVVHSVLDGQGVGWLNMKKVRRLLESEQLRVFVLSKLNRTVQSEDDARQDIIPDVEISRKVYKGMLDLLKCTVLSLEQSYAHAGLGGMASIFGLLEIAQTHYYSKEPDKRKRSPTESVNTPVGKDPGLAGRGDPKAMAQLRVPQLGPRVPSATGKGPKEVDTRSLKEENFVASIGPDVIKPTFDLGETEEKKSQISADSGVSLTSASQRTDQDSVIGVSPPVMIRSSSQDSEVSTVVSNSSGETLGADSDLSSNAGDGPGGEGSAHLASSRGTLSDSEIETNSATSAIFGKAHSLKPKEKLAGSPVRSSEDVSQRVYLYEGLLGKERSTLWDQMQFWEDAFLDAVMLEREGMGMDQGPQEMIDRYLSLGEHDRKRLEDDEDRLLATLLHNLISYMLLMKVNKNDIRKKVRRLMGKSHIGLVYSQQINEVLDQLANLNGRDLSIRSSGSRHMKKQTFVVHAGTDTNGDIFFMEVCDDCVVLRSNIGTVYERWWYEKLINMTYCPKTKVLCLWRRNGSETQLNKFYTKKCRELYYCVKDSMERAAARQQSIKPGPELGGEFPVQDMKTGEGGLLQVTLEGINLKFMHNQVFIELNHIKKCNTVRGVFVLEEFVPEIKEVVSHKYKTPMAHEICYSVLCLFSYVAAVRSSEEDLRTPPRPVSS
- the Madd gene encoding MAP kinase-activating death domain protein isoform X28, coding for MVQKKKFCPRLLDYLVIVGARHPSSDSVAQTPELLRRYPLEDHPEFPLPPDVVFFCQPEGCLSVRQRRMSLRDDTSFVFTLTDKDTGVTRYGICVNFYRSFQKRMPKEKGEGGAGSRGKEGTGATCASEEVGTESSESGSSLQPPSADSTPDVNLSPRGKRRAKAGSRSRNSTLTSLCVLSHYPFFSTFRECLYTLKRLVDCCSERLLGKKLGIPRGIQRDTMWRIFTGSLLVEEKSSALLHDLREIEAWIYRLLRSPVPVSGQKRVDIEVLPQELQPALTFALPDPSRFTLVDFPLHLPLELLGVDACLQVLTCILLEHKVVLQSRDYNALSMSVMAFVAMIYPLEYMFPVIPLLPTCMASAEQLLLAPTPYIIGVPASFFLYKLDFKMPDDVWLVDLDSNRVITPTNAELLPILPEPESLELKKHLKQALASMSLNTQPILNLEKFHEGQEIPLLLGRPSNDLQSTPSTEFNPLIYGNDVDSVDVATRVAMVRFFNSANMLQGFQMHTRTLRLFPRPVVAFQAGSFLASRPRQTPFAEKLARTQAVEYFGEWILNPTNYAFQRIHNNMFDPALIGDKPKWYAHQLQPIHYRVYDSNSQLAEALTVPPERDSDSDPTDDSGSDSMDYDDSSSSYSSLGDFVSEMMKCDINGDTPNVDPLTHAALGDASEVEIDDLQNQKESEEPGPDSENSQENPPERSSSSTTACSSPSTVVHGASSEPAESTEMDDKAAVGVSKPLPTVPPSIGKSNTDRRQTEIGEGSVRRRTYDNPYFEPQYGFPPEEDDDEQGESYTPRFSQHVNGNRAQKLLRPNSLKLASDSEAESDSRASSPNSTISNNSTEGFGGIMSFASSLYRNHSTSFSLSNLTLPTKGAREKTTPFPSLKGNRRALVDQKSSVIKHSPTVKREPPSPQGRSSNSSENQQFLKEVVHSVLDGQGVGWLNMKKVRRLLESEQLRVFVLSKLNRTVQSEDDARQDIIPDVEISRKVYKGMLDLLKCTVLSLEQSYAHAGLGGMASIFGLLEIAQTHYYSKEPDKRKRSPTESVNTPVGKDPGLAGRGDPKAMAQLRVPQLGPRVPSATGKGPKEVDTRSLKEENFVASIGPDVIKPTFDLGETEEKKSQISADSGVSLTSASQRTDQDSVIGVSPPVMIRSSSQDSEVSTVVSNSSGETLGADSDLSSNAGDGPGGEGSAHLASSRGTLSDSEIETNSATSAIFGKAHSLKPKEKLAGSPVRSSEDVSQRVYLYEGLLGRDKGSMWDQLEDAAMETFSMSKERSTLWDQMQFWEDAFLDAVMLEREGMGMDQGPQEMIDRYLSLGEHDRKRLEDDEDRLLATLLHNLISYMLLMKVNKNDIRKKVRRLMGKSHIGLVYSQQINEVLDQLANLNGRDLSIRSSGSRHMKKQTFVVHAGTDTNGDIFFMEVCDDCVVLRSNIGTVYERWWYEKLINMTYCPKTKVLCLWRRNGSETQLNKFYTKKCRELYYCVKDSMERAAARQQSIKPGPELGGEFPVQDMKTGEGGLLQVTLEGINLKFMHNQFLKLKKW
- the Madd gene encoding MAP kinase-activating death domain protein isoform X4; this translates as MVQKKKFCPRLLDYLVIVGARHPSSDSVAQTPELLRRYPLEDHPEFPLPPDVVFFCQPEGCLSVRQRRMSLRDDTSFVFTLTDKDTGVTRYGICVNFYRSFQKRMPKEKGEGGAGSRGKEGTGATCASEEVGTESSESGSSLQPPSADSTPDVNLSPRGKRRAKAGSRSRNSTLTSLCVLSHYPFFSTFRECLYTLKRLVDCCSERLLGKKLGIPRGIQRDTMWRIFTGSLLVEEKSSALLHDLREIEAWIYRLLRSPVPVSGQKRVDIEVLPQELQPALTFALPDPSRFTLVDFPLHLPLELLGVDACLQVLTCILLEHKVVLQSRDYNALSMSVMAFVAMIYPLEYMFPVIPLLPTCMASAEQLLLAPTPYIIGVPASFFLYKLDFKMPDDVWLVDLDSNRVITPTNAELLPILPEPESLELKKHLKQALASMSLNTQPILNLEKFHEGQEIPLLLGRPSNDLQSTPSTEFNPLIYGNDVDSVDVATRVAMVRFFNSANMLQGFQMHTRTLRLFPRPVVAFQAGSFLASRPRQTPFAEKLARTQAVEYFGEWILNPTNYAFQRIHNNMFDPALIGDKPKWYAHQLQPIHYRVYDSNSQLAEALTVPPERDSDSDPTDDSGSDSMDYDDSSSSYSSLGDFVSEMMKCDINGDTPNVDPLTHAALGDASEVEIDDLQNQKESEEPGPDSENSQENPPERSSSSTTACSSPSTVVHGASSEPAESTEMDDKAAVGVSKPLPTVPPSIGKSNTDRRQTEIGEGSVRRRTYDNPYFEPQYGFPPEEDDDEQGESYTPRFSQHVNGNRAQKLLRPNSLKLASDSEAESDSRASSPNSTISNNSTEGFGGIMSFASSLYRNHSTSFSLSNLTLPTKGAREKTTPFPSLKGNRRALVDQKSSVIKHSPTVKREPPSPQGRSSNSSENQQFLKEVVHSVLDGQGVGWLNMKKVRRLLESEQLRVFVLSKLNRTVQSEDDARQDIIPDVEISRKVYKGMLDLLKCTVLSLEQSYAHAGLGGMASIFGLLEIAQTHYYSKEPDKRKRSPTESVNTPVGKDPGLAGRGDPKAMAQLRVPQLGPRVPSATGKGPKEVDTRSLKEENFVASIGPDVIKPTFDLGETEEKKSQISADSGVSLTSASQRTDQDSVIGVSPPVMIRSSSQDSEVSTVVSNSSGETLGADSDLSSNAGDGPGGEGSAHLASSRGTLSDSEIETNSATSAIFGKAHSLKPKEKLAGSPVRSSEDVSQRVYLYEGLLGRDKGSMWDQLEDAAMETFSMSKERSTLWDQMQFWEDAFLDAVMLEREGMGMDQGPQEMIDRYLSLGEHDRKRLEDDEDRLLATLLHNLISYMLLMKVNKNDIRKKVRRLMGKSHIGLVYSQQINEVLDQLANLNGRDLSIRSSGSRHMKKQTFVVHAGTDTNGDIFFMEVCDDCVVLRSNIGTVYERWWYEKLINMTYCPKTKVLCLWRRNGSETQLNKFYTKKCRELYYCVKDSMERAAARQQSIKPGPELGGEFPVQDMKTGEGGLLQVTLEGINLKFMHNQVFIELNHIKKCNTVRGVFVLEEFVPEIKEVVSHKYKTPMAHEICYSVLCLFSYVAAVRSSEEDLRTPPRPVSS